The sequence AATTGAAGCCTTCAAAAGCCCAAACTTGGATCAAATCAGGTTACTGGTTCTCTGGCATTGGGTCTCCCATTTCAGACATAAACTCAGCCCTCTTTACTCACCTTATTTGCGCTTTTGCTGATGTAAATTCTTCCTCCTACGAGCTCTCTCTATCGTCCAGTGATGAGCAATACTTCTCCACCTTCACAAACACTGTTAGCCAAAAGAACCCATCAGTCACCACTCTTCTTTCCATTGCTGGTGGTAACGCAAACCATACTACCCTTTCATCAATGGTTAGCACGGCCTCTTACAGAAAATCTTTCATTGACTCTTCAATAAAGATAGCCAGGCTTTATGGCTTTCAAGGCCTAGACTTTAGTTGGCTTTCGGCGAACACAAGCTCCGACATGACCAATATGGGATTACTATTTCAAGATTGGCGTGCCGCTGTGAATTCTGAGGCAAAAAACTCAAGCCAGAAAGAATTGATTTTGACTGCTGCTGTTCCATACTCACCAAATTCAGATACAGTTTATCTCCCTGTGGACTCAATTCGGACTAACTTGAACTGGGTCCATGTTAATGCTTATGACTACCATGCGCCCGGATGGTCAAACTATACCGGTGCTCATGCAGCCTTATATGATCCATCGGATCAGGCTAACACGGATCATGGTATTGGTGCATGGATTGGTAGAGGCTTGTCTGCTAGCAAGTTGGTTTTGGGATTGCCTTTCTATGGCTATGCGTGGACGCTAAAGAACCCCAATGACAACGGAATAGGTGCTCCAGCAACAGGTCCTGCTGCCATTGCAATTAAAGATCTTGGAGCCATGAGGTATTATCTAATCAAGAGTTATGCTCAGAGCAATGGAGCTGCTATAATGTATAATGCTACATATGTAGTAAATTACTGCACAGTCGGATCGACTTGGATTGGCTTTGATGATGTTGAGGCCGTCAGAATGAAGGTTTCTTATGCCAGAGAGAAGAAGCTACTTGGTTACGTTGTGTGGCAAGTCCCATATGATGATAATTGGGCACTTTCTTTAGCAGGTACGTACGGAAGAGATACTACACTCTTggtattctattttttaaaattaattattctcTTGTTAATTAGAAAGTTAATCTAATTGCATGTACTAGCATGTAACTCCATGCAAATgaatagatacatttaaaattaaataaaatttttattataaaaatataaataattagtcaaattattattataaaaaaaaaatgtaacatatGCATTTATGCATACGTatagatatatttaaaattaaacataatttttattataaaatatagataattagtaatattatttttttaaagtaaatataattagtcacatattaaaattcttacctaaatttaatactaatgatgattatttttgtgtttctaatttttaataagatagaatttgtgatgatttttattttatttatttttcaaaaaacatatgatgatttttattgagtatatgtaattgttgttgtttttttttttttttttagaaaaaaaaaatttatagttcattaatattagatttttagtattttgcactcattaacacACTTGacataaagattaaaaaacttaagtagacACATGACACATgtttaagtggataattatgatttagtccccacataaatttagataggtgcaaaattggattataattttaaattttaattcaactttctctaagttttacctattaatatatatagatgatttataaatttgaattttttttagttatataattacgtttttttttatgattatattGGACTCCTTGTTTTCTACTCTAAATTCactaatttggcacaaaaatttaaaaacttaaattaactgagacacgtggcacaaaattaaactctaattgaaattcaatttttacactaaattaactcacttgacacaaaattctaaatttaGATTAGGTAAGACATGTAACAcaaaaattagactctaattttttttttttttttgagaaataattacaatatacaGCTAAACCCGTagctcgaaccctttcccccccccccccccagacCCCTAAGTACTTAGTGCATGgagaggtgccaattcagctacaaaattagactctaattgaatttcaatttgaaaattaattggattttctctctgtttgacctattattattattattatttttatatatatatatatatatatattagccaaaataattaagaaacCAATATTTTGGATGTCCCATTGTGTTTAATCGAGGAAAAAGGATTCACTGGGCCTGATTCAGTTTCTAGTGCATTAATGGGGCTATAATGCCAAATTTTGGCTAAAGCTTGAAAAAATGTTGGTGGCTTCCCCATCATTCAAATAATCATGTGGAAATCTTTCTCTCCTCCTAGCCACTCATTATAACATTGCATCCAAGTTTATTGTCCTTTTGTCAAGGTGCCACACATGAGCTTTGATTATTGTCCTTTTGTTTACCAATAAGTCTATGTGCACTGGAAATAGTTCGCAACATTTTCAAACCTTCTCTTTATTGTTGTGGTGGGATCAAATATAAGTGAGATAGGGTGTAAAATTTTCTTCTGAGCCGTAAAGCCACCGGCTTCTTAAATGATTTTTGTCCTAATAACTTGGTAGGCCATCGAGACCTGATTTTCCATGTATTTCATCTGTTAGCTTAGAAACAGATAGAGAATTCAATGCTAGTTATCCCCAAGATAGGGATTGCAATAGAAAGATGCTACCTAATAAGTCTATGTGCACTGGATAtagttcacaacattttcaaaccTTCTGTTTATTGTTGTGGTGGGCTCAAATATAAGTGAGATAGGGTGTAAAATTTTCTTCCGTAGCCGTAAAGCCACCGGCTTCTTAAATGATTTTTGTCCTAATAACTTGGTAGGCCATCGAGACCTGATTTTTCATGTGGCTTCCCCATCATTCAAATAATCATGTGGAAATCTTTCTCTCCTCCTAGCCACTCATTATAACATTGCATTCAAGTTTATTGTCCTTTTGTCAAGGTGCCACACATGAGCTTTGATTATTGTCCTTTTGTTTACCAATAAGTCTATGTGCACTGAAAATAGTTCGCAACATTTTCAAACCTTCTCTTTATTGTTGTGGTGGGATCAAATATAAGTGAGATAGggtgaaaaattttattccGAGCCGTAAAGCCACCGGCTTCTTAAATGATTTTTGTCCTAATAACTTGGTAGGCCATCGAGACCTGATTTTCCATGTATTTCATCGGTTAGCTTAGAAACAGATAGAGAATTCAATGCTAGTTATCCCCAAGATAGGGATTGCAATAGAAAGATGCTACCTAATAAGTCTATGTGCACTGGATAtagttcacaacattttcaaaccTTCGGTTTATTGTTATGGTGGGCTTAAATATAAGTGAGATAGGGTGTAAAATTTTCTTCCGTAGCCGTAAAGCCACCAGCTTCTTAAATGAATTTTGTCCTAATAACTTGGTAGGCCATCGAGACTTGATTTTCCATGTGGCTTCCCCATCATTCAAATAATCATGTGGAAGTCTTTCTCTCCTCCTAGCCACTCATTATAACATTGCATCCAAGTTTATTGTCCTTTTGTCAAGGTGCCACACATGAGTTTTAATTATTGTCCTTTTGTTTACCAATAAGTCTATGTGCACTGGAAATAGTTCGCAACATTTTCAAACCTTCTCTTTATTGTTGTGGTGGGATCAAATATAAGTGAGATAGGGTGTAAAATTTTCTTCCGAGCCATAAAGCCACCGGCTTCTTAAATGATTTTTGTCCTAATAACTTGGTAGGCCATCGAGACCTGATTTTCCATGTATTTCATCGGTTAGCTTAGAATCAGATAGAGAATTCAATGCTAGTTATCCCCAAGATAGGGATTGCAATAGAAAGATGCTACCTAATAAGTCTATGTGCACTGGATAtagttcacaaca is a genomic window of Quercus lobata isolate SW786 chromosome 2, ValleyOak3.0 Primary Assembly, whole genome shotgun sequence containing:
- the LOC115976713 gene encoding class V chitinase-like isoform X2; protein product: MMSKIIIVLFHILLYSELKPSKAQTWIKSGYWFSGIGSPISDINSALFTHLICAFADVNSSSYELSLSSSDEQYFSTFTNTVSQKNPSVTTLLSIAGGNANHTTLSSMVSTASYRKSFIDSSIKIARLYGFQGLDFSWLSANTSSDMTNMGLLFQDWRAAVNSEAKNSSQKELILTAAVPYSPNSDTVYLPVDSIRTNLNWVHVNAYDYHAPGWSNYTGAHAALYDPSDQANTDHGIGAWIGRGLSASKLVLGLPFYGYAWTLKNPNDNGIGAPATGPAAIAIKDLGAMRYYLIKSYAQSNGAAIMYNATYVVNYCTVGSTWIGFDDVEAVRMKVSYAREKKLLGYVVWQVPYDDNWALSLAAQGEENNARPNWRLLVIILTTTATIALLLCLLVYYLRMRKLRSIAKKLESKANNIAAAGDSDSNIPNLQVFSLADIEAATNKFSFENKVGEGGYGPVYKGVLPNGKEIAVKKLSKTSTQGFEEFKNEVMLTAKLQHVNLVRVLGFCIESDEQMLIYEYMPNKSLDFYLFDPIRRELLDWKKRIDIIEGVTQGLLYLQEYSRMIIIHRDLKSSNILLDEEMKPKISDFGMARIFKKDEHEANTNRIVGTYGYIPPEYAQKGI